Proteins encoded within one genomic window of Companilactobacillus zhachilii:
- a CDS encoding NAD(P)-dependent alcohol dehydrogenase has translation MSKEVKALEAKTKGDFASFNQTVIERRDLHPDDVAIDIKYCGICHSDVSMVQWQGAHFPMVPGHEISGIVSAVGKNVKNFKPGDRVGVGCFVNSCGKCAACKAGQEQFCEKGTVIVFDSKDYDGTITQGGYSQAIVVKDHFVLHIPDELSLADAAPLLCAGITTYNPLKQYNIGKGSKVAVIGLGGLGHIAVQFAAKMGADVTVFGHSESKRDEAEKFGASSYEILKDPEDFQPLVGQFDFILNTVAVNLDLNNYMPLLKFNGVFCYVGIPSDEIHFNLFSIFGNQANLTASNVGGIAMTQEMLNFAAENDVKPQIEMIGIADVPEAYQNILDSKVHYRYVIDMSTLK, from the coding sequence AAGAAGTAAAAGCATTAGAAGCAAAGACTAAAGGTGATTTTGCATCCTTTAATCAAACTGTGATTGAACGCCGTGATTTGCATCCTGATGACGTTGCCATCGATATTAAATATTGTGGTATTTGTCATAGTGATGTCAGCATGGTTCAGTGGCAAGGTGCACATTTTCCAATGGTACCTGGTCATGAAATTTCTGGAATCGTCTCCGCGGTTGGTAAGAATGTTAAAAACTTCAAACCTGGAGACCGTGTCGGTGTGGGGTGTTTCGTTAATTCTTGTGGTAAGTGTGCTGCTTGCAAGGCTGGACAAGAACAATTTTGTGAAAAGGGTACTGTGATTGTCTTTGATTCAAAAGATTATGATGGAACCATTACACAAGGTGGATATTCACAAGCTATCGTTGTTAAAGACCACTTTGTACTACATATTCCTGATGAATTGTCATTAGCTGATGCTGCGCCACTATTATGTGCTGGTATTACAACATATAACCCTTTGAAACAATATAATATTGGTAAAGGTAGCAAAGTTGCTGTTATCGGATTAGGTGGTTTAGGTCACATCGCCGTTCAATTTGCTGCCAAAATGGGTGCTGATGTCACTGTCTTTGGTCACTCAGAAAGCAAGCGTGATGAAGCTGAAAAGTTTGGTGCAAGTAGTTATGAAATTCTAAAGGATCCTGAAGATTTCCAGCCTCTAGTTGGTCAATTTGATTTTATTTTGAATACGGTGGCGGTTAATTTGGATTTGAATAATTATATGCCATTATTGAAATTCAACGGGGTATTTTGTTATGTGGGAATTCCTAGTGATGAAATTCATTTTAACTTATTCTCAATTTTTGGTAATCAGGCTAACTTGACTGCTTCAAATGTTGGCGGCATTGCTATGACTCAAGAAATGTTGAACTTTGCAGCTGAAAATGATGTGAAACCTCAAATTGAAATGATTGGAATCGCTGATGTACCAGAAGCTTATCAAAACATTCT